AAGAATGCGAACTGTATTTTCATCAACGATTTGAACCGTTACTTTATTGTCTTCTTGACGATAACGGAATTTCGCTGTGCACTTAAATTCTTTTTCTTTCGCTTTATTACTTACCCAGCCGATATTCGTAGCAATAACTTCATCACCATATAGAAGTTCGTTATGGAATCCTTGATCAACATACAAAATGTTTTCTTTTAAGTTTTTCCCAACAGCAAACCACGGATCACCGTTACCACCAATACCAAGGCCATGACGTTGTCCAATTGTATAGTACATTAAACCGTCATGCTTTCCTTTCACTTCGCCAGATAATGTTTGCATCACACCTGGTTGTGCTGGTAAATAGTTACTTAAGAAATCTTTAAAGTTACGCTCACCAATGAAGCAAATACCAGTACTATCTTTCTTCGCCGCTGTCGCTAAACCAGCTTCTTTCGCCATTTCACGAATTTGTGGTTTCTTCAGTTCACCAAGCGGGAACATTGTTTTTGATAATTGCTCTTGGCTTAATTGATTTAAGAAATACGTTTGGTCTTTATTATCATCAACGCCGCGAAGCATTTTATATTCGCCGTCCATATAAGCAACGCGTGCATAATGACCTGTTGCTACATAATCAGCACCAAGCGCAATGGCATGCTCTAAAAATGCTTTAAATTTAATTTCTTTATTACACATTACATCTGGGTTTGGTGTACGACCAGCTCGGTATTCATCTAAGAAGTACGTAAATACTTTATCCCAGTATTGTTTTTCAAAGTTTACTGCATAATACGGAATACCAATTTGGTTACACACTTCAATTACATCATTGTAATCTTCTGTTGCTGTGCAGACACCATTCTCATCTGTATCATCCCAGTTTTTCATAAAAATTCCAATTACATCATAACCTTGCTCTTTTAATAAAAGAGCTGCTACAGATGAATCGACGCCACCGGACATCCCGATGACAACGCGTGTTCCTTGAGGTAGTTTGTTCATCATGTCACCTCCCATGCTAATTTTGTGTTAATCGCTTCACGATTTTCACTGTTTCGTACGCCGCTTTCTCAATTTGCTCTTTCGTATTTCCAAGTCCGAAACTAAAGCGTACGGATGAACGTATTTGATCGGAGTCTTTTCCGAACATCGCTACTAATACATGTGATGGATCAATCGAACCAGCTGTACAAGCCGAACCACTTGACACTGCAATGCCAGCTAAGTCTAAGTTCACAAGAAACGGTTCAATGTTCATTCCTGTAAAACTAATATTAAGCACATGTGGTAAGCGATATTCTAAGTTTCCGTTTACCTCGAAAGTAATATCTTCATTTTTGAAGACAGATACCATTATATCTTTAAACTCTTCATATTGGGCATTTTTTTGCTCACGAGTTTTTTCAGCTATAAGAATTGCATGCTGAAGCCCAGCAATACTAGGCACATTTTCCGTACCAGCACGGCGTTTTCTTTCTTGCTCCCCGCCTATTAATAACGGTTCAAATTTCACATCTGCACCAGCGTATAGGAATCCGACACCTTTTGGCCCGTTAATTTTATGAGCTGAAATCGATAATAAATCAATACCAAACTCTTTCACATCAATTTCTACTAAACCGTAAGCTTGTACCGCATCTGTATGAAAATAAGCTTGATGCTCTTTTAACAACTTACCTATTTCCGCAATTGGTTGCATCGTCCCAACTTCATTATTCCCAAACATAACGGATACGAGAATTGTCTCTTCCGTTAATGCCTTTTGTATGTCAGAAACTTGAACGCGCCCTGTTTCATCAACAGGTAAATATGTCACTTCAAACCCTTCACGCTCTAACAATTCACACGTATGCAAAATCGCATGATGTTCAATTTGCGTCGTTATAATATGGTTACCTTTATGACGGTTCGCACGTGCTACACCGATAAGCGCTAAATTATCAGCTTCTGTACCACCGCTCGTAAATATAATTTCATTCGGATTCGCATGAATGCTACGTGCACATGCGCGTCTTGCCTCATCTACTGCATGGCGCGTTTGACGTCCATAAAAGTGAATACTAGACGGGTTTCCGAATGTTTCTGTCATATATGGAATCATCTTTTCGACCACTTCTGGGTGAGTCGGAGATGTCGCAGCATGATCTAAGTAAATGCGTTCCATTAAATCTCCTTCTTTCCAAATCGTTTCACAAGGAATTAAATGTAAAACATATAGCCCCCGTGATTTTCTTCCTCATAACGCACTAAATCTTCTAACGTTGTACTATCTAACACTTCTTGCACCGCATCACGAACACGCATCCATAATTGGCGTTGTGCTGGTTCTTCTTCTTCTATCATTTCTACAACACTAATTGGACCCTCTAATACACGGATTACATCCCCAGCTGTAATGTTAGCTGGCTGATCTGATAATACATATCCACCATATGCTC
This Bacillus paramycoides DNA region includes the following protein-coding sequences:
- the mnmA gene encoding tRNA 2-thiouridine(34) synthase MnmA, whose product is MNKLPQGTRVVIGMSGGVDSSVAALLLKEQGYDVIGIFMKNWDDTDENGVCTATEDYNDVIEVCNQIGIPYYAVNFEKQYWDKVFTYFLDEYRAGRTPNPDVMCNKEIKFKAFLEHAIALGADYVATGHYARVAYMDGEYKMLRGVDDNKDQTYFLNQLSQEQLSKTMFPLGELKKPQIREMAKEAGLATAAKKDSTGICFIGERNFKDFLSNYLPAQPGVMQTLSGEVKGKHDGLMYYTIGQRHGLGIGGNGDPWFAVGKNLKENILYVDQGFHNELLYGDEVIATNIGWVSNKAKEKEFKCTAKFRYRQEDNKVTVQIVDENTVRILCDEPIRAITPGQAVVFYDGDECLGGATIDEVYRSGKKLDYLG
- a CDS encoding cysteine desulfurase family protein, with translation MERIYLDHAATSPTHPEVVEKMIPYMTETFGNPSSIHFYGRQTRHAVDEARRACARSIHANPNEIIFTSGGTEADNLALIGVARANRHKGNHIITTQIEHHAILHTCELLEREGFEVTYLPVDETGRVQVSDIQKALTEETILVSVMFGNNEVGTMQPIAEIGKLLKEHQAYFHTDAVQAYGLVEIDVKEFGIDLLSISAHKINGPKGVGFLYAGADVKFEPLLIGGEQERKRRAGTENVPSIAGLQHAILIAEKTREQKNAQYEEFKDIMVSVFKNEDITFEVNGNLEYRLPHVLNISFTGMNIEPFLVNLDLAGIAVSSGSACTAGSIDPSHVLVAMFGKDSDQIRSSVRFSFGLGNTKEQIEKAAYETVKIVKRLTQN
- the cymR gene encoding cysteine metabolism transcriptional regulator CymR, with protein sequence MKISTKGRYGLTIMIDLAKKFGEGPISLKSIAQAHDLSEHYLEQLISPLRNARLVKSTRGAYGGYVLSDQPANITAGDVIRVLEGPISVVEMIEEEEPAQRQLWMRVRDAVQEVLDSTTLEDLVRYEEENHGGYMFYI